From Synoicihabitans lomoniglobus, the proteins below share one genomic window:
- a CDS encoding YDG domain-containing protein, translating into MSTTIVSSSIFAATGDKVGGNIIPGADVGNDTTFTDFPGEFAYLSNGNVATIWNSRLPTGSLDNDEYGSYVEIYNPATAATVVSEFVPYSDQSGTGRQRSPGIAALPGGGFVCTWTVNLPGSGGSFTTDAYYDVYARVFQNDGTPVTASTRVNESAGTIYREYSSGDITVFPTGNFVVALDRNDESGNSTGSEDDVLLQFFNSSGVKIGGNIIPGVDAGNDTTFTDFPGEFAYLSNGNVATIWNSRLPTGSLDNDEYGSYVEIYNPATAATVVSEFVPYSDQSGTGRQRSPGIAALPGGGFVCTWTVNLPGSGGSFTTDAYYDVYARVFQNDGTPVTASTRVNESAGTIYREYSSGDITVFPTGNFVVALDRNDESGNSTGSEDDVLLQFFNSSGVKIGGNIIPGVDAGNDTTFTDFPGEFAYLSNGNVATIWNSRLPTGSLDNDEYGSYVEIYNPATAATVVSEFVPYSDQSGTGRQRSPGIAALPGGGFVCTWTVNLPGSGGSFTTDAYYDVYARVFQNDGTPVTASTRVNQSAGTIYREYSSGDITVFSSGNHVIYLDRNDESGNSTGSEDDILLQFFESPAEVSNATPTDIALSSSAVNQSGGTNASVGTLSTTDSDSGDSHTYTLVSGTGATHNGSFNISGSTLRANDASALAAGDYAVRIQTDDGNSSGTYAEAFTITVSDDVAPAAPSTPDLASSSDAGTSNSDNITTGTTPTITGTAEAGATVKLYDTDGTTQIGSGTATGGNWSIVTSTLSEGEHTITAKATDAANNTSVASSGLTITLDNTGPVITSSTSPSFTYGTAADYTLTASGSPVTFTAPVGLPAGLSMNASTGVFSGTPSTIATSNHVVQVGDTAGNSTGALLTITVNAAPLTITGLTGDAKTYDKTTTGSASGTAVLAGIVGSDDVSLGGSPVYTFASAGVGTGITLNTTGFTLSGTDASKYTLTQPTLSANITAKPLTVTGVTGVNKAYDSTTTGTLNTSGHALVGVESGDTVTLNATGGTGTFADEHVNTGITVTVTGLALSGADAANYTLTQPTGLTAAISAIPLAITGVTASGKVYDGSTAATLVNTSAALSGTIGGDDIALGSGSATATFASANIGTGITVTPTGYALSGTDAGNYTLAQPTGLTADITAKGLTITGISASGKTYDATTAAALNTASATVVGKVGSDDVSADFGSATGTFADKTVGTGKAVTVANVSLSGTAAGNYTISQPTGLTADITAAPLTITGATATGKVYNATTAATLGGTPSLVGIQGSDTVNLATANIAGSFATKTIGTAKAVTAHGYAISGADAGNYTVAQPTGLTADITAAPLTITGVTAAGKTYDATTAATLGGTPSLVGIQGSDTVTVATGGIAATFADANVGTAKVVTATGYALAGTDAGNYTLSQPTGLTADIAAKGLTIAGVTAAGKTYDATTTAVLNTGSGTVVGKVGSDDVTADFGSATGAFASKTIGTGKSVTVTGVTLTGTAAGNYSVAQPTGLTADITAAALTITGATAGNKVYDASTTATLGGTPTLVGIQGSDSVNLATANTAGVFADKTIGTAKAVTAHGYAISGADAGNYTVAQPTGLTADITAAPLTITGATAAGKTYDATTTATLGGTPALVGIQGSDTVNLDIAGISATFADKTVGTAKAVTATGYALSGTDAGNYTLSQPTGITADITAATLTTTGTTASNKVYDAGTAAVLDTGSAVPVGVIGSDTVTINGSSATGTFADKNVGTGKPVTVTGLTLAGADAGNYILTQPTTTADITAATLTVAGTTAQHKAYDGNTTATADFGSATLGGILGTDTVTLDSSSVTATFADANVGTGKTVTTANLGLAGTDAGNYTLTAPTATADITAIALTITGVTAGNKTYDATTTATLNTSGATLVGIVGSDAVTPVDGAATGTFADKNVGTGKTVTITGFSLGGAQASNYTVVQPTATASITTQAVTVTGITAADKPFDNTTDATLDLTGATLHDVIGGDDVALNTTAALGTFDTEDKGTDKVVTITGLTLTGTDAGNYSLTTPTALAEISAKELTISGVTAASKVYDDTTLATLDTSAASLVGIETGDTVTLDSSAAAAAFDTALIGTGKTVTTSGFALTGADAENYALVQPTLSADITARELTLTGLAARDKAYDATTTADIDESGLTLVGVQGDDDVTVDSSGATAHFADKLVGTGKSVTLAGATLTGADAGNYTLTLPTDLTADITVTNLTVIGATVTPKVYDGTTAASLDFGGASLAGIQGGDTVTLDVTGATGSYSDATAGSGITVTVTGVALAGSDAANYTVSQPSLTGAITKALGAITFADLTQTYTGSALEPTVTTTPSGMTVSLTYNAAATAPTNAGAYTVEATIVDANYQGADDDDFVIEKADQTITIGAVGTLTAGIASELSATASSGLTPVTFAVTSGAASLSGSTLTALSTAPITITAAQAGDANFNAASATVTITSIVKQSQTITFDALTNRQANGEAFDLQATASSELPVTFTIVSGPVMLSGNTVTMTGASGTVTVRADQAGDAVFAAAAPVTQTFEVTQAGPLIYFGTTNEGTEFAVEIPEDSTIGTLFGLITQTGQYYILTFQVNEDRSITALNLQILGDPVTAATSLATHPLRKRVGKDLPASARDLAYTFTGTIRGGVLNLAIAELGVTLSGAVEPPEGPTATIAGLYESNSLNSANGTTTSIVGTTGKVYVIAVTPGLITGGSGTVASNGSFNISTAQQATIIGNVDAPSTTVTGTILLPDGTEDDFAGLSTGTLRTDRLINLSTRAHVDATTDSGALVAGFVIGGDTSKRVLLRAIGPGLAQFGLTTALPDPQVTVYNATGEVVAEVDNWGGDDATAEAMSTIGAFPLAADSLDAVYTTELAPGAYTMRVTNNGDAGVAIAEIYDASENPNSEYQRLINISSRGRVVGGEGVLVGGFIVTGNSPKRVLVRGAGPGLGAYGVPGVLSDPELTVYDANEQVVARNDNWETPAPVKVGQRTASAAEITAANATVGAFSFATGGTDAALIITLRPGAYTVELSSAADAAVAAGNALIEIYEIPE; encoded by the coding sequence GTGAGCACCACAATCGTCTCCTCTTCAATTTTTGCAGCCACTGGAGACAAGGTCGGCGGTAATATCATCCCCGGGGCGGACGTCGGCAACGATACCACTTTCACCGACTTTCCCGGCGAATTTGCCTATCTCAGCAATGGCAATGTAGCCACGATTTGGAATAGCCGGCTCCCCACCGGCAGCTTGGATAACGACGAATATGGTTCCTACGTGGAAATCTACAACCCAGCGACTGCCGCCACCGTCGTCAGCGAGTTTGTCCCCTATTCTGATCAATCCGGCACCGGACGCCAACGCAGTCCGGGCATTGCCGCGCTTCCCGGTGGCGGCTTCGTGTGCACTTGGACCGTGAACCTACCCGGTTCCGGCGGTAGTTTCACCACCGACGCTTATTACGATGTCTATGCCCGGGTCTTCCAAAACGACGGCACTCCGGTTACTGCCTCCACCCGCGTCAACGAATCCGCCGGCACAATCTACCGCGAATACTCTTCCGGTGACATCACGGTTTTCCCCACCGGCAACTTTGTTGTCGCGCTGGACCGTAATGATGAATCCGGCAATTCGACCGGCAGCGAAGACGATGTTCTGCTGCAGTTTTTCAACAGCAGCGGAGTCAAAATCGGAGGCAATATCATTCCAGGAGTCGATGCGGGTAATGACACCACCTTCACCGACTTCCCCGGCGAATTTGCCTATCTCAGCAATGGCAATGTAGCCACGATTTGGAATAGCCGGCTCCCCACCGGCAGCTTGGATAACGACGAATATGGTTCCTACGTGGAAATCTACAACCCAGCGACTGCCGCCACCGTCGTCAGCGAGTTTGTCCCCTATTCTGATCAATCCGGCACCGGACGCCAACGCAGTCCGGGCATTGCCGCGCTTCCCGGTGGCGGCTTCGTGTGCACTTGGACCGTGAACCTACCCGGTTCCGGCGGTAGTTTCACCACCGACGCTTATTACGATGTCTATGCCCGGGTCTTCCAAAACGACGGCACTCCGGTTACTGCCTCCACCCGCGTCAACGAATCCGCCGGCACAATCTACCGCGAATACTCTTCCGGTGACATCACGGTTTTCCCCACCGGCAACTTTGTTGTCGCGCTGGACCGTAATGATGAATCCGGCAATTCGACCGGCAGCGAAGACGATGTTCTGCTGCAGTTTTTCAACAGCAGCGGAGTCAAAATCGGAGGCAATATCATTCCAGGAGTCGATGCGGGTAATGACACCACCTTCACCGACTTCCCCGGCGAATTTGCCTATCTCAGCAATGGCAATGTAGCCACGATTTGGAATAGCCGGCTCCCCACCGGCAGCTTGGATAACGACGAATATGGTTCCTACGTGGAAATCTACAACCCAGCGACTGCCGCCACCGTCGTCAGCGAGTTTGTCCCCTATTCTGATCAATCCGGCACCGGACGCCAACGCAGTCCGGGCATTGCCGCGCTTCCCGGTGGCGGCTTCGTGTGCACCTGGACCGTGAACCTACCCGGTTCCGGCGGTAGTTTCACCACCGACGCTTATTACGATGTCTATGCCCGGGTCTTCCAAAACGACGGCACTCCGGTTACTGCCTCCACCCGCGTCAACCAATCCGCCGGCACAATCTACCGCGAATACTCTTCCGGTGACATCACGGTTTTCTCCTCCGGCAACCACGTCATCTATCTGGACCGCAATGATGAATCCGGCAATTCGACCGGCAGTGAAGACGACATCCTTCTTCAGTTTTTTGAATCTCCTGCTGAAGTTAGCAACGCGACGCCCACCGACATCGCGTTGAGCAGCAGTGCGGTGAACCAGTCCGGAGGCACGAACGCGTCGGTGGGCACGCTCTCGACGACGGACAGCGACAGTGGCGACAGCCACACCTACACCTTGGTTTCCGGCACGGGCGCCACCCACAACGGCTCGTTCAACATCAGCGGCAGCACCCTGCGGGCGAACGACGCCTCGGCGCTCGCGGCGGGTGACTACGCCGTGCGCATTCAAACCGACGACGGCAACTCCAGCGGCACCTACGCGGAGGCCTTCACCATCACCGTCTCCGACGATGTCGCGCCGGCCGCGCCCTCGACGCCGGACCTTGCCTCCAGCTCGGACGCCGGCACGTCCAACTCGGACAACATCACCACGGGCACGACGCCCACCATCACCGGCACGGCCGAAGCCGGTGCCACGGTCAAACTCTACGACACCGACGGCACGACCCAGATCGGCAGTGGCACGGCCACCGGTGGCAATTGGTCAATCGTCACGTCCACCCTCTCCGAAGGCGAACACACCATCACAGCCAAGGCGACCGACGCCGCCAACAACACCTCCGTCGCCTCCAGCGGCCTGACCATCACCTTGGACAACACCGGTCCGGTGATCACCAGTTCGACCAGTCCGTCCTTCACCTATGGCACCGCGGCCGACTACACGCTGACGGCCAGCGGCAGCCCGGTCACCTTCACCGCCCCCGTCGGTCTGCCGGCCGGGTTGAGCATGAACGCCAGCACCGGCGTCTTCAGCGGCACGCCCTCCACAATCGCCACCAGCAACCACGTCGTCCAAGTCGGCGACACCGCCGGTAACTCCACTGGTGCCCTGCTCACGATCACCGTCAACGCCGCGCCGCTCACTATCACAGGACTCACCGGCGACGCCAAAACCTACGACAAGACCACCACTGGCAGTGCCTCCGGCACCGCCGTCCTCGCCGGCATCGTCGGCTCCGACGACGTGTCCCTCGGCGGTTCCCCCGTCTACACCTTCGCCTCCGCCGGCGTGGGCACCGGGATCACGCTCAACACCACCGGCTTCACCCTCTCCGGCACCGATGCGAGCAAATACACGCTCACCCAACCGACGCTCTCCGCCAACATCACGGCCAAGCCCCTCACCGTCACGGGAGTGACCGGGGTCAACAAAGCCTACGATTCGACCACCACCGGCACCCTCAACACCTCCGGCCACGCCCTCGTGGGCGTGGAGTCCGGCGACACCGTGACCCTCAACGCCACCGGCGGCACCGGCACGTTCGCGGATGAACACGTGAACACCGGCATCACCGTCACCGTCACCGGCCTCGCACTCTCCGGCGCCGACGCGGCCAACTACACCCTCACCCAGCCCACCGGCCTCACCGCCGCCATCTCCGCGATTCCGCTGGCCATCACCGGCGTCACCGCCTCCGGCAAAGTCTACGACGGATCGACTGCCGCCACGTTGGTCAACACCTCCGCCGCCCTCTCCGGCACCATCGGAGGAGACGACATTGCCCTGGGCAGCGGCAGCGCCACCGCCACCTTCGCCTCCGCCAACATCGGCACCGGCATCACCGTCACGCCCACCGGTTACGCCCTCTCCGGCACCGACGCGGGCAACTACACCCTCGCTCAACCCACGGGTCTCACCGCCGACATCACCGCCAAAGGTCTCACCATCACCGGGATCTCCGCCTCGGGTAAAACCTACGACGCCACCACCGCCGCCGCCCTCAATACCGCCTCCGCCACCGTCGTGGGCAAAGTGGGCTCGGACGACGTGAGCGCCGACTTCGGCAGCGCCACCGGCACCTTCGCCGACAAAACCGTCGGCACCGGCAAGGCGGTCACCGTCGCCAACGTCAGCCTCTCCGGCACCGCCGCAGGCAACTACACCATCAGTCAACCCACCGGGTTGACCGCGGACATCACGGCGGCCCCCTTGACCATCACCGGTGCCACCGCCACGGGCAAAGTCTACAATGCCACCACCGCCGCCACCCTCGGCGGCACGCCCTCCCTCGTCGGTATCCAAGGCAGCGACACGGTCAACCTCGCCACGGCCAACATCGCGGGCTCCTTCGCCACCAAAACCATCGGCACCGCCAAAGCGGTCACCGCCCACGGCTACGCCATCTCCGGGGCCGACGCGGGCAACTACACCGTCGCTCAACCCACCGGCCTCACCGCCGATATCACCGCGGCTCCGCTGACCATCACCGGGGTCACCGCCGCGGGCAAAACTTACGACGCCACCACCGCCGCCACCCTCGGCGGCACGCCCTCCCTCGTCGGTATCCAAGGCAGCGATACCGTCACCGTGGCCACGGGCGGCATTGCCGCCACCTTCGCCGATGCCAACGTCGGCACCGCCAAGGTGGTGACCGCCACCGGCTACGCCCTCGCCGGCACCGATGCCGGCAACTACACCCTGTCGCAGCCCACCGGCCTCACCGCCGACATCGCCGCCAAGGGCCTCACCATTGCCGGGGTCACCGCCGCGGGCAAAACCTACGACGCCACCACCACCGCCGTCCTCAACACCGGCTCCGGAACCGTCGTCGGGAAAGTGGGCTCGGACGACGTGACTGCCGACTTCGGCAGCGCCACCGGCGCCTTCGCCTCCAAAACCATCGGCACAGGCAAAAGTGTCACCGTCACGGGCGTCACCCTCACCGGCACCGCCGCGGGCAATTACTCCGTCGCCCAACCCACCGGCCTCACCGCCGACATCACCGCGGCGGCGTTGACCATCACCGGCGCCACCGCCGGCAATAAAGTCTACGATGCGTCCACCACCGCCACCCTCGGCGGCACACCCACACTCGTCGGCATCCAGGGTAGTGACTCGGTCAACCTCGCCACCGCCAACACCGCGGGCGTCTTCGCCGACAAAACCATCGGCACCGCCAAAGCGGTCACCGCCCACGGTTACGCCATCTCCGGCGCCGACGCGGGCAATTACACCGTCGCGCAACCCACCGGCCTCACCGCCGACATCACCGCGGCACCGCTGACCATCACCGGAGCCACCGCCGCGGGTAAAACCTACGACGCCACCACCACCGCCACTCTCGGCGGCACCCCCGCCCTCGTGGGTATCCAAGGCAGCGATACCGTGAACCTCGATATCGCTGGCATATCCGCCACCTTTGCCGACAAGACCGTCGGCACCGCCAAGGCCGTGACCGCCACCGGTTACGCCCTCTCCGGCACCGACGCCGGTAACTACACCCTGTCCCAACCCACCGGGATCACCGCCGACATCACGGCGGCCACCCTGACCACCACCGGCACCACCGCATCGAACAAGGTCTACGATGCCGGCACCGCCGCCGTCCTCGACACCGGCTCGGCCGTGCCAGTCGGCGTTATCGGTTCCGACACGGTGACGATCAATGGCTCCAGCGCCACCGGCACCTTCGCCGACAAAAACGTCGGCACCGGCAAACCTGTCACCGTCACCGGCCTGACCCTCGCGGGAGCCGACGCCGGCAACTACATCCTTACCCAACCCACGACCACCGCCGACATCACCGCGGCCACGCTCACGGTCGCGGGCACCACCGCCCAGCACAAGGCCTACGACGGTAACACCACCGCCACGGCCGACTTCGGCTCCGCCACCCTCGGCGGTATCCTCGGCACGGACACCGTGACCCTCGACAGCTCGAGTGTCACCGCCACCTTCGCCGATGCCAACGTGGGCACCGGCAAAACGGTCACGACCGCCAACCTCGGCCTCGCCGGCACCGACGCGGGCAACTACACCCTCACCGCGCCCACCGCCACCGCCGACATCACCGCCATCGCGCTCACCATCACCGGTGTCACCGCCGGGAACAAAACCTACGACGCCACCACCACCGCCACCCTCAACACGAGCGGGGCCACCCTGGTGGGCATCGTCGGCTCCGATGCCGTCACCCCGGTCGACGGCGCCGCCACCGGCACCTTCGCCGACAAAAACGTCGGCACCGGCAAGACCGTCACCATCACCGGCTTTAGCCTCGGAGGCGCTCAGGCGTCCAACTACACCGTGGTTCAACCCACGGCCACCGCCTCCATCACGACCCAGGCGGTCACCGTCACCGGCATCACCGCCGCCGACAAACCCTTCGACAACACGACCGACGCGACGCTCGACCTCACGGGCGCCACGTTGCACGACGTCATCGGCGGCGACGACGTCGCGCTCAACACCACCGCGGCCCTCGGCACCTTCGACACCGAAGACAAAGGCACCGACAAGGTGGTCACCATCACCGGCCTCACCCTGACCGGCACCGATGCGGGCAACTACAGCCTCACCACCCCGACCGCGCTGGCCGAAATCAGTGCCAAGGAACTGACCATCAGCGGTGTCACGGCGGCCTCCAAGGTCTACGACGACACCACGCTGGCGACCCTCGACACCAGTGCCGCCTCCCTAGTTGGTATTGAGACCGGCGATACGGTCACCCTCGATTCCTCCGCGGCCGCGGCGGCCTTCGATACCGCCCTCATCGGCACCGGCAAGACCGTCACCACCAGCGGCTTCGCCCTCACCGGGGCCGACGCGGAAAACTACGCGCTCGTGCAACCCACGCTGAGCGCCGACATCACCGCCCGTGAGCTCACCCTCACCGGCCTGGCCGCCCGCGACAAAGCCTACGATGCGACCACCACGGCCGACATCGATGAAAGCGGCCTCACGCTCGTCGGGGTCCAGGGCGATGACGACGTCACCGTCGACTCCTCCGGAGCCACCGCCCACTTCGCCGACAAACTCGTGGGCACCGGCAAATCCGTCACCCTGGCCGGCGCCACGCTGACCGGGGCCGATGCCGGCAACTACACCCTCACGTTGCCGACGGACCTCACCGCCGATATCACCGTCACCAACCTCACGGTGATCGGCGCCACCGTCACCCCCAAGGTCTACGACGGCACCACCGCCGCCTCCCTCGACTTTGGCGGTGCCAGCCTCGCCGGTATCCAGGGCGGCGATACCGTCACCCTCGACGTCACCGGCGCCACCGGTTCCTACAGCGACGCCACCGCCGGCTCCGGCATCACGGTCACCGTCACCGGAGTTGCTCTGGCCGGCTCCGATGCAGCTAACTACACCGTCAGCCAACCGTCCCTCACCGGTGCCATCACCAAGGCGCTCGGCGCGATCACCTTCGCCGATCTCACCCAAACTTACACCGGCAGCGCGTTGGAGCCCACCGTCACCACCACGCCGAGCGGCATGACGGTCAGCCTCACCTACAACGCAGCCGCCACGGCGCCCACCAACGCCGGCGCCTACACCGTCGAGGCCACCATCGTGGACGCCAACTACCAGGGAGCCGATGATGACGACTTCGTCATCGAGAAAGCCGATCAGACCATCACGATCGGCGCGGTCGGCACGCTGACCGCCGGTATTGCCAGCGAACTAAGCGCCACCGCCTCCAGCGGACTCACCCCGGTGACCTTCGCGGTGACCTCCGGAGCGGCCTCGCTCAGTGGGTCGACCCTCACCGCGCTGTCCACCGCGCCGATCACGATCACCGCCGCCCAGGCCGGGGACGCCAACTTCAACGCGGCTTCCGCCACGGTCACGATCACCTCGATCGTCAAGCAAAGTCAGACCATCACCTTCGATGCCCTGACCAACCGCCAGGCCAACGGTGAAGCCTTCGATCTGCAGGCCACCGCCTCGTCGGAACTGCCCGTCACCTTCACCATCGTGAGTGGTCCGGTTATGCTCAGTGGCAACACCGTCACCATGACCGGTGCCAGTGGCACCGTCACCGTGCGCGCCGATCAAGCCGGCGATGCGGTCTTTGCCGCCGCCGCCCCGGTGACCCAAACCTTCGAGGTGACGCAAGCCGGTCCGTTGATTTACTTCGGCACGACCAACGAAGGCACCGAATTTGCCGTGGAAATCCCCGAAGACTCCACCATCGGCACCCTCTTCGGTCTGATCACCCAAACCGGCCAATACTACATCCTCACCTTCCAAGTGAACGAGGACCGCAGTATCACGGCCCTGAACCTGCAAATCCTCGGCGATCCCGTCACCGCGGCGACCAGCCTCGCCACGCATCCGCTGCGCAAGCGCGTGGGCAAGGATCTGCCGGCGAGCGCCCGTGACCTCGCCTATACCTTCACCGGCACGATACGAGGCGGGGTCCTCAACCTCGCCATCGCCGAACTCGGCGTCACCCTCTCCGGAGCGGTGGAACCGCCCGAAGGCCCCACTGCGACCATCGCCGGCCTGTATGAGTCCAACAGCCTCAACTCCGCCAATGGCACCACCACGTCCATCGTCGGCACCACCGGCAAGGTCTACGTGATCGCGGTCACCCCGGGCCTCATCACCGGCGGCTCCGGCACCGTGGCGAGCAACGGATCCTTCAACATCAGCACCGCCCAACAGGCCACCATCATCGGCAACGTCGATGCTCCGAGCACGACGGTCACCGGCACCATCCTCCTGCCCGACGGCACCGAGGACGACTTCGCCGGCCTCTCCACCGGCACACTGCGCACCGACCGCTTGATCAACCTCTCGACCCGTGCCCACGTTGACGCCACCACCGACTCCGGCGCCCTCGTCGCCGGCTTCGTCATCGGAGGCGATACGTCCAAGCGCGTGCTGCTGCGGGCGATCGGACCGGGCCTGGCCCAGTTCGGTCTCACCACCGCGTTGCCCGACCCGCAGGTCACCGTTTACAACGCCACCGGTGAAGTCGTGGCCGAAGTCGACAACTGGGGTGGCGACGACGCCACCGCCGAAGCCATGAGCACCATCGGCGCCTTCCCGTTGGCCGCGGACAGCCTCGATGCGGTTTACACCACCGAACTCGCTCCGGGCGCTTATACCATGCGCGTCACCAACAACGGTGACGCCGGCGTGGCCATCGCCGAGATCTACGACGCTTCCGAGAATCCCAACTCCGAATACCAACGGCTGATCAACATCTCCTCGCGCGGCCGCGTCGTCGGCGGCGAAGGCGTGCTCGTGGGCGGCTTCATCGTCACCGGCAACAGCCCCAAGCGCGTGCTGGTTCGCGGCGCCGGTCCCGGTCTCGGTGCCTACGGCGTCCCCGGCGTCCTCTCCGATCCCGAGCTCACCGTCTACGACGCCAACGAGCAAGTGGTCGCTCGCAACGATAACTGGGAAACGCCGGCTCCGGTCAAAGTTGGTCAACGCACCGCCTCGGCCGCCGAGATCACCGCCGCCAACGCCACCGTCGGTGCCTTCAGCTTCGCCACCGGCGGCACCGACGCGGCCCTGATCATCACGCTGCGCCCGGGAGCCTACACCGTCGAACTCAGCTCCGCCGCCGACGCCGCGGTGGCCGCCGGCAACGCCCTCATCGAAATATACGAAATCCCCGAATAG
- a CDS encoding glucose-6-phosphate isomerase, protein MSWDSFKQHYHPYPELGLALDLSRLALPEDFLTAHEEAMQAAFKAMNELEAGAIANPDEGRMVGHYWLRDAALAPDAETRAAITDTLAQIKSFTADVHAGTIAGPHGAFTQLLVIGIGGSALGPQFVHHALGQPAADKMTVHFFDNTDPDGMDYTIAQIGDKLAETLAVVISKSGGTAETRNGMLEASVAFRAAGLDPARHLVAVTGTDSKLDKVAVAENWLARFPMWDWVGGRTSELCVVGLLPAALQGIDIDGMLAGAAAMDAQTRIGVTAENPAALLALAWHHATAGRGAKDMVVLPYKDRLLLFSRYLQQLIMESLGKELDLAGNVVNQGIAVYGNKGSTDQHAYVQQLREGVNNFFVTFIEVLKDRSGDSIEVNKGVTSGDYLQGFLLGTRDALSEKDRTSVTLTVNDVSPRTIGMLIALYERVVGFYASLIGINAYHQPGVEAGKKAAGGVIALKNDIQTVLADAPGKGYTAEDLAAEVDGDAELTFKILEHLAANGSLRKEAKEPWFESLYGA, encoded by the coding sequence ATGTCCTGGGACAGCTTCAAACAACACTACCACCCCTATCCGGAACTCGGGCTCGCGCTCGACCTCAGTCGCCTTGCCCTGCCGGAGGACTTTCTCACCGCGCACGAAGAGGCCATGCAGGCCGCCTTCAAGGCCATGAATGAGCTCGAGGCGGGCGCGATCGCCAACCCCGACGAGGGACGCATGGTCGGTCACTACTGGCTGCGTGACGCCGCGCTCGCGCCCGACGCCGAGACGCGTGCCGCCATCACCGACACGTTGGCGCAAATCAAGTCCTTCACCGCCGACGTGCACGCCGGCACCATCGCTGGTCCCCACGGTGCCTTCACGCAGCTGCTCGTGATCGGCATCGGTGGCTCGGCCCTCGGGCCGCAGTTCGTGCACCACGCGCTCGGCCAACCCGCCGCTGACAAGATGACGGTGCACTTCTTCGACAACACCGATCCCGACGGCATGGACTACACCATTGCCCAGATCGGAGACAAACTCGCCGAGACCCTCGCCGTCGTCATTTCCAAGTCCGGCGGCACCGCCGAGACCCGCAATGGCATGTTGGAAGCCTCCGTCGCCTTTCGCGCCGCCGGCCTCGATCCCGCCCGGCACTTGGTCGCCGTCACCGGCACCGATTCCAAACTCGACAAGGTCGCCGTCGCAGAAAACTGGCTCGCCCGGTTCCCCATGTGGGACTGGGTCGGTGGCCGCACCTCCGAACTCTGCGTGGTCGGTCTCCTGCCCGCCGCCCTTCAAGGCATCGACATCGACGGCATGCTCGCCGGTGCCGCCGCCATGGACGCCCAAACCCGCATCGGCGTCACGGCCGAAAACCCCGCCGCGCTGCTCGCCCTCGCCTGGCATCACGCCACTGCTGGACGCGGCGCCAAGGACATGGTCGTGCTCCCTTACAAGGACCGCCTGCTGCTCTTTTCCCGCTACTTGCAGCAGCTTATCATGGAGTCGCTCGGCAAGGAGCTCGATCTCGCTGGCAACGTCGTCAACCAAGGCATCGCGGTTTACGGCAACAAGGGCTCGACCGACCAGCACGCCTACGTGCAACAGCTCCGCGAAGGCGTGAACAACTTCTTCGTCACGTTCATTGAAGTGCTCAAGGATCGCTCCGGTGATTCCATTGAGGTCAACAAGGGCGTGACTTCCGGCGACTACCTGCAGGGCTTCCTCCTCGGCACGCGTGACGCGCTCAGCGAGAAAGACCGCACGTCCGTCACCCTCACCGTCAACGACGTCTCGCCGCGCACCATTGGCATGTTGATCGCGCTCTACGAGCGCGTGGTCGGTTTCTACGCTTCGCTCATCGGCATCAACGCCTACCATCAGCCGGGCGTCGAAGCCGGCAAGAAGGCCGCCGGCGGCGTGATCGCCTTGAAAAACGATATCCAAACCGTGTTGGCCGACGCCCCCGGCAAAGGCTACACCGCCGAGGATCTCGCCGCCGAAGTCGACGGCGATGCCGAACTCACGTTCAAGATTCTCGAACATCTCGCGGCCAACGGCTCCCTTCGCAAGGAAGCCAAGGAGCCGTGGTTCGAAAGCCTCTACGGCGCGTAA